The following proteins come from a genomic window of Iamia sp. SCSIO 61187:
- a CDS encoding iron-containing redox enzyme family protein, whose product MLPHPRGPLSSALLDWWTAGRPLPTTVPEVGNATVDDDLHLALWACYQLHYGGFVGVDDAMEWDPATLAFRARLEAQFEQDLRLEHRAADLPENPPAALRCISGWAGPPLARTVAGRGTLDQLREVSIHRSAYQLKEADPHTWAIPRLRGPGRAAMIEIQADEYGEGVPGEAHCELFAAAMVDLGLDPTFGGYIDRLPGVTLATDNLISMFGLHRRLRGAAVGHLALFEMCSVVPMSHYLRAARRIGGLPALERFYAVHVEVDEHHARLALEGMVAPLVEAEPALGPDVVFGAAALSRVEARLAEHVLGAWSAGRSSLRPDAAARPARRLSAVPALAAAG is encoded by the coding sequence GTGCTGCCCCACCCGCGTGGTCCCCTCTCGTCCGCCCTCCTGGACTGGTGGACGGCGGGGCGCCCGCTCCCCACGACCGTCCCCGAGGTCGGCAACGCCACCGTCGACGACGACCTCCACCTGGCCCTGTGGGCCTGCTACCAGCTCCACTACGGCGGCTTCGTCGGGGTCGACGACGCCATGGAGTGGGACCCGGCCACCCTCGCCTTCCGGGCCCGGCTGGAGGCCCAGTTCGAGCAGGACCTGCGGCTCGAGCACCGCGCCGCCGACCTGCCCGAGAACCCCCCCGCCGCCCTCCGCTGCATCAGCGGCTGGGCCGGGCCCCCGCTGGCCCGCACCGTCGCCGGCCGGGGCACCCTCGACCAGCTTCGTGAGGTGTCGATCCACCGCTCGGCCTACCAGCTGAAGGAGGCCGACCCCCACACGTGGGCCATCCCCCGGCTCCGGGGCCCCGGGCGGGCGGCCATGATCGAGATCCAGGCCGACGAGTACGGCGAGGGCGTCCCCGGGGAGGCCCACTGCGAGCTGTTCGCGGCGGCGATGGTCGACCTCGGCCTCGACCCCACCTTCGGCGGGTACATCGACCGCCTGCCCGGTGTCACCCTGGCGACGGACAACCTCATCAGCATGTTCGGCCTCCACCGCCGGCTGCGGGGGGCGGCCGTCGGCCACCTGGCCCTGTTCGAGATGTGCTCGGTCGTGCCCATGTCGCACTACCTGCGGGCCGCCCGGCGCATCGGCGGCCTGCCGGCGCTCGAGCGCTTCTACGCCGTCCACGTCGAGGTCGACGAGCACCACGCCCGCCTCGCCCTCGAGGGCATGGTCGCGCCGCTCGTCGAGGCCGAGCCGGCGCTCGGGCCCGACGTCGTGTTCGGCGCCGCCGCCCTCAGCCGGGTCGAGGCCCGGCTGGCCGAGCACGTCCTCGGCGCCTGGAGCGCGGGCCGCTCGTCGCTGCGGCCCGACGCCGCCGCCCGGCCGGCGCGCCGTCTGAGCGCCGTGCCCGCCCTCGCCGCCGCCGGCTGA
- a CDS encoding diguanylate cyclase, translated as MTIGLLPGLEDLRPVQRRGDTLVLRARARDGAPVLVKTHASDLPTDASRERLRREHQATTAVRHRHLVTARDLVDTSMRVALVLDDPPGPTWAEAVTAGAIDLVGVLDVAIAVGSALAALHARGVVHRAVDGEHVVLGPDGPVLVDLYDASESGVRPRRSSHGSHLAPEQRGPEPVPADAAIDRYALGATTQALLAALGPIPDGLAVVLDRATHPDPRRRHRSVLGLVADLRAQRRHLVDGGPSPAPSDDEVALRWEDPRQVVGRDDLRSRLVAAADAVAAAGQGRVVVVRGQPGSGRTALVRAVADDLRAKGVLCGTATMSDPGATVAFRAGATVMTQLVDQLLTAPEPVVRAVEGHLRRSLGDDLAVATQVLPALGLVVGPQPEPPHIDPSEALGRVTRATRASIAAVARHLPPAVGIFDDGDLGDATFMGALESVGGHPDAGPFLVVVVTDGSSGALRDLIARVAARGAVVEEVEVAPLAPDDVAELIAQGTGMAAPAVAELADAVWRRSGGLPRVALADLWTLVESGDLWIDVDAGVWRWSERARRVEAPLTLAEVAGARVRDLAPDALTGAAIVAVAGRAARVPVVARVLGIADQAAAAVVDRAVVAHVLAPASPRGELACLDDGVRDAVLAALDATERAELEQRVARAVLATADEGPDGHPDLADAHRIDVIDLLRRDPTLATDPDARQLLVGLCEDAARAAHRAGAFQEALDLQRTAIEALGEQGWQTQPERAFELHLRAAEHALVVGRPELVDELLDAIGAHDPSAPQRVRTMRVLGMRAWTRQDHDGGLEHLRLVLAELGEPLPARPTWRDVAVEAARTHAELGRFDPEWFLTAPALEDERLLATLDAMLGCVHLAYVDQPLTHILLVLRGTRLTARHGVADASGYFIAAYGMLCVSLPGATPRGLRFGRVAAELGSRGRATNATMVGFAVDAFVRHWGEPLDATVDPLLQRYRATVASGARGYGLTGGTFGVLHGLLAARPLQSVEATADAMAEELDAMGERAFRQRVDVVAQAVADLRTGGDGDVLDGPAFSAPEWLAAKRRGGELAVIVHTLRALVALSHDRRDVAAEAVAAAAPLLRSAPGEAVVGVHRFQAALIAADALAAASGASSRARRRAELARARARLRALAEHAPANHAHRLALVDAVTADASGSARRAMDRYEEAVRLATEHGALGDLGLAAQRAARHHRDRGRDRLARHYASVAQDAWLAWGADAVAAGLPARLPGLVSAPMPDAAAVRPGADPGRVPVGQPSTVAAETLAEASTLLGEGLEVRDFLQRMVDLVMRQAGATRGYLVLHSPAGPVVEAAAQVRNGVVEVVPRPSPDPAEHPGLSPHALHYVLRTRQVLALVDPADDRRLRADEALRERAPRALLGLPIGGATGTPGAFVLESDDRPDGVEPTRVSALRVLAAQAISAVEHARLTSDLGALAQDVADLRSTADSMSTLAETDALTGVANRLGLESALRSVMDGTARPADAAPVAGEGPRVGVLFCDLDGFKGVNDRLGHTAGDAALVEVARRLRAAVRSDDVVARLGGDEFVVVSIGVSDEELAQVAERIRVAVAQPIDVGAAAPVSLGVSIGVGRADMVGVTSLDDVDALLGAADDSMYRAKRSGGNRVVS; from the coding sequence GTGACCATCGGCCTCCTCCCGGGTCTGGAGGACCTCCGTCCCGTCCAACGACGGGGGGACACCCTGGTGCTGCGCGCTCGCGCCCGGGACGGGGCCCCCGTCCTGGTGAAGACGCACGCCTCGGACCTCCCGACCGACGCCTCGCGCGAGCGGCTGCGCCGCGAGCACCAGGCCACGACCGCGGTCCGCCACCGCCACCTGGTGACGGCCCGGGACCTGGTCGACACGTCGATGCGCGTCGCCCTGGTGCTCGACGACCCGCCCGGGCCGACGTGGGCCGAGGCGGTGACGGCCGGCGCCATCGACCTCGTCGGCGTCCTCGACGTCGCCATCGCCGTCGGCTCCGCCCTGGCGGCCCTCCACGCCCGGGGTGTCGTCCACCGGGCCGTCGACGGCGAGCACGTCGTCCTCGGCCCCGACGGCCCCGTGCTGGTCGACCTGTACGACGCGTCCGAGAGCGGGGTCCGGCCCCGGCGCTCGAGCCACGGGAGCCACCTCGCCCCCGAGCAGCGCGGACCCGAGCCGGTCCCGGCCGACGCGGCCATCGACCGGTACGCGCTGGGCGCGACGACCCAGGCCCTCCTGGCTGCGCTCGGGCCCATCCCCGACGGGCTGGCCGTCGTCCTCGACCGGGCCACCCACCCCGACCCGCGGCGCCGGCACCGATCGGTCCTCGGCCTGGTCGCCGACCTCCGGGCCCAGCGCCGGCACCTCGTGGACGGCGGCCCCTCCCCGGCGCCGTCCGACGACGAGGTGGCCCTCCGGTGGGAGGACCCCCGCCAGGTCGTCGGGCGCGACGACCTTCGCTCGCGGCTCGTGGCCGCCGCCGACGCGGTGGCCGCCGCCGGCCAGGGCCGCGTCGTCGTCGTCCGCGGGCAGCCCGGGTCGGGCCGCACCGCGCTCGTGCGGGCCGTCGCCGACGACCTGCGGGCCAAGGGGGTGCTCTGCGGCACGGCGACGATGTCCGACCCGGGGGCGACGGTCGCCTTCCGCGCCGGCGCCACGGTCATGACCCAGCTGGTCGACCAGCTCCTGACCGCTCCCGAGCCCGTCGTGCGGGCCGTCGAGGGCCACCTCCGCCGCTCCCTGGGGGACGACCTCGCCGTGGCCACCCAGGTGCTGCCCGCCCTGGGCCTGGTGGTCGGACCGCAGCCGGAGCCGCCGCACATCGACCCCTCCGAGGCGCTGGGCCGGGTCACCCGGGCCACGCGGGCGTCGATCGCGGCGGTGGCCCGCCACCTGCCACCCGCCGTCGGGATCTTCGACGACGGCGACCTGGGCGACGCCACGTTCATGGGCGCCCTCGAGTCCGTCGGCGGCCACCCCGACGCCGGCCCCTTCCTCGTCGTGGTCGTCACCGACGGCTCGTCGGGCGCCCTCCGGGACCTGATCGCCCGGGTCGCCGCCCGGGGCGCGGTGGTCGAGGAGGTCGAGGTCGCGCCGCTCGCCCCCGACGACGTCGCCGAGCTCATCGCCCAGGGGACGGGGATGGCCGCCCCAGCGGTCGCCGAGCTGGCCGACGCCGTGTGGCGCCGCTCCGGCGGCCTGCCCCGCGTGGCCCTGGCCGACCTGTGGACGCTGGTCGAGTCGGGCGACCTGTGGATCGACGTCGATGCCGGCGTCTGGCGCTGGTCCGAACGGGCCCGTCGGGTCGAGGCCCCGCTCACGCTGGCCGAGGTCGCCGGCGCGCGGGTCCGGGACCTGGCACCGGACGCCCTCACCGGAGCCGCCATCGTCGCCGTCGCCGGGCGCGCCGCCCGGGTCCCGGTGGTCGCCCGCGTCCTCGGGATCGCGGACCAGGCCGCCGCCGCGGTCGTCGATCGGGCCGTCGTGGCCCACGTGCTGGCGCCGGCCTCGCCCCGCGGGGAGCTGGCGTGCCTCGACGACGGTGTGCGCGACGCGGTCCTGGCCGCCCTCGACGCCACCGAGCGGGCCGAGCTCGAGCAGCGGGTCGCCCGGGCCGTGCTGGCGACCGCCGACGAGGGGCCCGACGGGCACCCCGACCTGGCCGACGCCCACCGCATCGACGTCATCGACCTCCTGCGGCGCGACCCGACCCTGGCCACCGACCCCGACGCCCGCCAGCTGCTCGTCGGGTTGTGCGAGGACGCCGCTCGCGCCGCCCACCGCGCCGGAGCGTTCCAGGAGGCGCTCGACCTCCAGCGCACCGCCATCGAGGCACTCGGCGAGCAGGGCTGGCAGACGCAGCCCGAGCGGGCCTTCGAGCTCCACCTCCGCGCCGCCGAGCACGCCCTCGTCGTCGGCCGGCCCGAGCTGGTCGACGAGCTCCTGGACGCCATCGGCGCCCACGACCCGTCCGCCCCGCAGCGGGTGCGGACGATGCGGGTCCTGGGCATGCGGGCGTGGACCCGACAGGACCACGACGGCGGCCTCGAGCACCTGCGCCTCGTGCTGGCCGAGCTGGGCGAGCCGCTCCCGGCCCGCCCGACCTGGCGCGACGTCGCCGTCGAGGCGGCGCGCACCCATGCCGAGCTGGGCCGGTTCGACCCCGAGTGGTTCCTCACCGCCCCGGCGCTGGAGGACGAGCGCCTCCTCGCCACCCTCGACGCCATGCTCGGCTGCGTCCACCTGGCCTACGTCGACCAGCCCCTCACCCACATCCTCCTGGTGCTCCGGGGGACGCGCCTCACCGCCCGGCACGGGGTCGCCGACGCCTCGGGCTACTTCATCGCCGCCTACGGGATGCTCTGCGTCTCGCTGCCGGGCGCCACCCCGCGGGGCCTGCGCTTCGGCCGGGTCGCGGCCGAGCTGGGGAGCCGGGGCCGGGCCACCAACGCGACCATGGTCGGCTTCGCCGTGGACGCCTTCGTCCGCCACTGGGGCGAGCCCCTCGACGCCACCGTCGACCCGCTGCTCCAGCGCTACCGCGCCACCGTCGCCTCCGGGGCCCGGGGCTACGGGCTGACCGGGGGCACCTTCGGGGTGCTGCACGGCCTTCTCGCCGCCCGGCCCCTCCAGTCGGTCGAGGCCACCGCCGACGCCATGGCCGAGGAGCTCGACGCCATGGGGGAGAGGGCGTTCCGCCAGAGGGTCGACGTCGTCGCCCAGGCGGTCGCCGACCTGCGGACCGGCGGCGACGGCGACGTGCTCGACGGCCCGGCCTTCTCGGCACCGGAGTGGCTCGCGGCCAAGCGGCGCGGCGGCGAGCTGGCCGTGATCGTCCACACGCTCCGCGCCCTCGTCGCCCTCAGCCACGACCGTCGCGACGTCGCCGCCGAGGCGGTCGCCGCCGCCGCCCCGCTCCTGCGCTCGGCGCCGGGCGAGGCCGTCGTCGGGGTGCACCGCTTCCAGGCCGCCCTGATCGCCGCCGACGCCCTCGCCGCCGCCTCCGGTGCATCGTCCCGGGCCCGCCGCCGGGCCGAGCTGGCCCGGGCCCGGGCCCGCCTGAGGGCGCTGGCCGAGCACGCCCCCGCGAACCACGCCCACCGTCTCGCCCTCGTCGACGCGGTCACCGCCGACGCCAGCGGGTCGGCCCGACGGGCGATGGACCGCTACGAGGAGGCCGTCCGGCTGGCCACCGAGCACGGTGCCCTCGGCGACCTCGGGCTGGCGGCCCAGCGGGCCGCCCGCCACCACCGGGACCGGGGCCGCGACCGCCTGGCCCGCCACTACGCCTCGGTCGCCCAGGACGCCTGGCTGGCCTGGGGCGCCGATGCCGTGGCCGCCGGGCTGCCGGCCCGGCTGCCCGGCCTGGTCAGCGCCCCGATGCCCGACGCCGCCGCCGTCCGCCCCGGCGCCGACCCCGGTCGCGTGCCCGTCGGCCAGCCCAGCACGGTGGCGGCCGAGACCCTGGCCGAGGCCAGCACCCTCCTCGGCGAGGGCCTCGAGGTGCGCGACTTCCTCCAGCGGATGGTCGACCTGGTGATGCGCCAGGCCGGCGCCACCCGGGGCTACCTCGTCCTCCACTCGCCGGCCGGCCCCGTCGTCGAGGCTGCCGCCCAGGTGCGCAACGGCGTCGTCGAGGTCGTGCCCCGCCCGTCCCCCGACCCCGCCGAGCACCCGGGCCTCAGCCCCCACGCCCTGCACTACGTGCTGCGCACCCGCCAGGTGCTGGCCCTCGTCGACCCGGCCGACGACCGCCGCCTGCGGGCCGACGAGGCCCTCCGCGAGCGGGCGCCACGGGCCCTCCTCGGCCTGCCCATCGGCGGCGCCACCGGCACCCCCGGCGCCTTCGTCCTGGAGAGCGACGACCGGCCCGACGGGGTGGAGCCGACCCGCGTCAGCGCCCTGCGGGTCCTCGCCGCCCAGGCCATCTCGGCGGTCGAGCACGCCCGCCTCACCTCGGACCTCGGCGCCCTCGCCCAGGACGTGGCCGACCTCCGATCGACCGCCGACAGCATGTCGACCCTCGCCGAGACCGACGCGCTCACGGGGGTGGCCAACCGGCTCGGCCTCGAGTCCGCCCTCCGCTCCGTCATGGACGGCACCGCCCGACCGGCCGACGCCGCACCCGTGGCCGGTGAGGGACCTCGCGTCGGGGTGTTGTTCTGCGACCTCGACGGGTTCAAGGGGGTCAACGACCGCCTGGGCCACACCGCCGGCGATGCCGCCCTCGTCGAGGTGGCCCGCCGGCTGCGGGCCGCCGTCCGGTCCGACGACGTCGTGGCCCGCCTCGGCGGCGACGAGTTCGTGGTCGTCTCGATCGGCGTGTCCGACGAGGAGCTGGCCCAGGTCGCCGAGCGCATCCGGGTCGCCGTCGCCCAGCCCATCGACGTCGGCGCCGCTGCACCCGTGTCGCTCGGCGTCTCCATCGGCGTGGGCCGGGCCGACATGGTCGGCGTCACCTCGCTCGACGACGTCGACGCCCTCCTCGGCGCCGCCGACGACTCCATGTACCGGGCCAAGCGCTCGGGGGGGAACCGGGTGGTCTCGTAG
- a CDS encoding response regulator transcription factor codes for MSESPVRVCVVDDYDIVVAGTAALLAPHADLVRVVERTTEEGPDHRVDVALLDCFALPDHGALVIAALAAHPNVGRVAVYSWDTDKALIEAALRSGARGFLSKGLDGRRLAEAIVAVHRGQEVVARADGAARATPDGPRRWPGHAAGLTERESEVLALITQGKSTRDIASALYIGVNSVKTHTQKIFRKIGVSTRTEAALWGVDHGFRPDRSSHDEWAPARPNGPRPNG; via the coding sequence GTGAGCGAGTCACCCGTGCGGGTCTGCGTGGTGGACGACTACGACATCGTCGTGGCCGGGACGGCGGCCCTGCTGGCGCCGCACGCCGACCTCGTGCGCGTCGTCGAGCGCACGACCGAGGAGGGCCCGGACCACCGCGTCGACGTCGCCCTGCTCGACTGCTTCGCCCTCCCCGACCACGGTGCCCTCGTCATCGCCGCCCTGGCCGCGCACCCCAACGTCGGCCGCGTCGCCGTCTACTCGTGGGACACCGACAAGGCCCTCATCGAGGCGGCCCTGCGGAGCGGGGCCCGGGGGTTCCTGAGCAAGGGCCTCGACGGCCGCCGGCTGGCCGAGGCGATCGTCGCCGTGCACCGGGGCCAGGAGGTCGTCGCCCGGGCCGACGGGGCCGCCCGGGCCACCCCCGACGGCCCCCGGCGCTGGCCCGGCCACGCCGCCGGGCTGACCGAGCGCGAGAGCGAGGTCCTGGCCCTCATCACCCAGGGCAAGAGCACGCGCGACATCGCCAGCGCGCTCTACATCGGGGTCAACTCGGTGAAGACCCACACCCAGAAGATCTTCCGCAAGATCGGGGTGTCGACCCGCACCGAGGCCGCCCTCTGGGGCGTCGACCACGGGTTCCGGCCCGACCGCAGCTCCCACGACGAGTGGGCCCCCGCGCGCCCGAACGGCCCTCGCCCGAACGGCTGA
- a CDS encoding ATP-binding protein has protein sequence MADPDCSPAPASGDPALRVEVPVDLEAVDGVRTQVVELAASWGLSELEDLEVVTSELITNAIVHARSVSVVEVRQAGADCVEVMVSDRDPEPPVKRIPYEQHTRGLGLHIVDALSEEWGVRVVDGGGKTVWARVGPFPGDG, from the coding sequence GTGGCTGACCCCGACTGCTCACCCGCCCCGGCCTCCGGGGACCCGGCGCTGCGGGTCGAGGTGCCTGTCGACCTCGAGGCCGTGGACGGCGTCCGGACCCAGGTGGTCGAGCTGGCGGCGAGCTGGGGGCTGAGCGAGCTCGAGGATCTCGAGGTCGTCACCAGCGAGCTCATCACCAACGCCATCGTCCACGCCCGGTCCGTCTCGGTCGTCGAGGTGCGGCAGGCCGGGGCCGACTGCGTCGAGGTCATGGTGTCCGACCGCGACCCCGAGCCACCGGTCAAGCGCATCCCCTACGAGCAGCACACGCGCGGCCTCGGCCTGCACATCGTCGATGCCCTGAGCGAGGAGTGGGGCGTCCGCGTCGTCGACGGCGGGGGCAAGACGGTCTGGGCCCGGGTCGGCCCGTTCCCCGGCGACGGCTGA
- a CDS encoding lipase family protein, producing MRRPARLALAVLLVLVGVACTDDQADRSSERLGPPDQDATSDTVEPEEPGGGTEAGPPRPVEVPADDVDALYEVPDPLPAGAHGDLLRYQEVEPGPEGARSYRVMYLSESLAGDPIVVTGTVVVPDAPAPPEGRTVLTIAHGTTGIADECAPSRAGGAAELAIAGPAVDRGWIVAVTDYEGLGTPGRHPYLVGVSEGRSVVDAVLAAGQLPDAERSDTVAIAGYSQGGHGALWAAEVAAGWAPELDVVGTFAGAPATELDIILSAAGAPGVAGFGAMIVAGYEAAYPEADPALFLTDEGTSLLDAVDEGCVGDVFAALAAASGPLVRPDGPRTPPWPELARENSPGQVLLDDPVLIIHSDEDDVVPVALSGILFDRMCGLGQAVERRVLEGGGDHGEAARVAYPQALEWFDQILAGEPVPTTCP from the coding sequence GTGCGCCGACCTGCCCGCCTCGCCCTGGCCGTCCTCCTCGTCCTGGTCGGGGTCGCCTGCACCGACGACCAGGCCGACCGGTCCTCGGAGCGGCTGGGCCCCCCGGACCAGGACGCCACGTCCGACACGGTCGAGCCCGAGGAGCCGGGTGGCGGCACCGAGGCGGGGCCGCCCCGACCCGTCGAGGTCCCCGCCGACGACGTGGACGCCCTGTACGAGGTGCCCGACCCGCTGCCGGCCGGCGCCCACGGCGACCTGCTCCGCTACCAGGAGGTGGAGCCCGGCCCCGAGGGCGCCCGGTCGTACCGGGTGATGTACCTGTCGGAGTCGCTCGCGGGCGATCCCATCGTCGTCACCGGGACGGTGGTCGTCCCCGACGCCCCCGCCCCACCCGAGGGGCGCACGGTGCTCACCATCGCCCACGGCACGACGGGGATCGCCGACGAGTGCGCGCCGTCCCGCGCCGGCGGCGCCGCCGAGCTGGCCATCGCCGGACCGGCGGTCGACCGGGGGTGGATCGTCGCCGTCACCGACTACGAGGGCCTGGGGACGCCCGGGCGGCACCCCTACCTGGTCGGGGTGAGCGAGGGCCGCAGCGTCGTCGACGCCGTCCTCGCCGCCGGCCAGCTGCCCGACGCCGAGCGCAGCGACACCGTCGCCATCGCCGGCTACTCCCAGGGCGGGCACGGTGCCCTGTGGGCCGCCGAGGTGGCGGCCGGGTGGGCCCCCGAGCTCGACGTGGTCGGCACCTTCGCCGGCGCCCCGGCCACCGAGCTCGACATCATCCTCTCCGCCGCCGGGGCCCCCGGCGTCGCCGGCTTCGGAGCCATGATCGTGGCCGGGTACGAGGCGGCCTACCCGGAGGCCGACCCCGCCCTGTTCCTCACCGACGAGGGCACGTCCCTCCTCGACGCCGTCGACGAGGGATGCGTGGGCGACGTCTTCGCCGCCCTCGCCGCCGCGTCGGGTCCCCTCGTCCGGCCCGACGGTCCCCGCACCCCGCCCTGGCCGGAGCTGGCCCGGGAGAACAGCCCGGGGCAGGTGCTCCTCGACGACCCCGTCCTCATCATCCACAGCGACGAGGACGACGTCGTCCCCGTCGCCCTCAGCGGGATCCTCTTCGACCGCATGTGCGGCCTGGGCCAGGCCGTCGAGCGGAGGGTGCTCGAGGGCGGGGGCGACCACGGGGAGGCGGCGCGGGTCGCCTACCCCCAGGCCCTCGAGTGGTTCGACCAGATCCTCGCCGGCGAGCCGGTGCCGACCACCTGCCCCTGA
- a CDS encoding NAD(P)-binding protein produces the protein MTERRKILIVGGGPAGLAAALSLTDPDLHPTWRDEYEVTLLQLGWRVGGKGATGRRGRAVPDGAGGWRLEGDARIQEHGIHLFGNMYTNAMRMLDGCLQELPPGPDGRVETIDQVLVPSNHLTLADMLERRWELTSQTMPHNDLDPWGPENVPDPATLVGEIIREVLSILEEAFGPGAGEGLRSPGGHHLHLAALSEILEREELDPREPHAGHHRGALDLLEAARLHLRGHVEDAAGTSRAARIRSAWCQVELYVTVLRGVIADGVFERGLATVDHEDYLDWLRRHGMAEAAVTSSATQVPAQICFQVPHGDASLAPTMATSSFLWFVLRQLLSCGQGSYWFTRGTGDTVIAPFYRVARERGVDVRFFRRVTELVFDEATGRIERVEVDVQATTIGDAPYDPLVTVPDGTLAWPASPISAQLVQGEELEAGGIDLESWWTPWAPVAHETLVADVDYDCIISALPLPSLAELAPTLVAAAPWAPAVEAMPGVMTMAAQIWTTVTTHELGLPRLPGTDRTIGTAAVQPLGLADMSDVLAGEAWPERGGPRGLIYLCGPMAHRGPWPAPDVHGTPDLLAERARATFVQWLRSACSVLPAAGTNAFTGGAFDPDLLWCPPDAGAEGEARVDLQYWRANADPNERYVPSPPGSGVLRPQAWASGASNLALASDWISTGMDIGSFEGAVMSGHLAAHALTGAPALDAIVGYDFARPHQAHEEGITTIETTAVTVPGDDRVTTG, from the coding sequence ATGACCGAGCGCCGCAAGATCCTGATCGTGGGCGGAGGGCCGGCCGGTCTGGCCGCCGCCCTGTCGCTGACCGATCCCGACCTGCACCCCACCTGGCGGGACGAGTACGAGGTCACCCTCCTCCAGCTCGGCTGGCGGGTCGGCGGCAAGGGGGCGACCGGGCGGCGTGGTCGGGCCGTGCCCGACGGCGCCGGCGGCTGGCGCCTGGAGGGCGATGCCCGCATCCAGGAGCACGGCATCCACCTCTTCGGCAACATGTACACCAACGCCATGCGGATGCTCGACGGGTGCCTGCAGGAGCTGCCGCCCGGGCCCGACGGTCGGGTCGAGACGATCGACCAGGTCCTCGTGCCCAGCAACCACCTGACCCTCGCCGACATGCTCGAGCGGCGCTGGGAGCTGACCAGCCAGACGATGCCCCACAACGACCTGGACCCGTGGGGCCCCGAGAACGTCCCCGACCCGGCGACCCTCGTCGGTGAGATCATCCGCGAGGTCCTCTCGATCCTCGAGGAGGCCTTCGGCCCCGGAGCCGGCGAGGGGCTGCGCTCGCCCGGCGGCCACCACCTGCACCTCGCCGCCCTGTCCGAGATCCTCGAGCGCGAGGAGCTCGACCCCCGTGAGCCGCACGCCGGGCACCACCGGGGCGCCCTCGACCTCCTGGAGGCGGCCCGGCTGCACCTCCGGGGCCACGTCGAGGACGCGGCCGGCACCAGCCGCGCCGCCCGCATCCGGTCCGCCTGGTGCCAGGTCGAGCTGTACGTCACCGTGCTCCGCGGCGTGATCGCCGACGGGGTCTTCGAGCGCGGCCTGGCGACGGTCGACCACGAGGACTACCTGGACTGGCTCCGACGCCACGGCATGGCCGAGGCCGCCGTCACCAGCAGCGCCACCCAGGTCCCGGCCCAGATCTGCTTCCAGGTGCCCCACGGCGACGCCAGCCTGGCGCCCACCATGGCCACCTCGTCGTTCCTGTGGTTCGTCCTCCGCCAGCTCCTCTCGTGCGGCCAGGGCAGCTACTGGTTCACGCGGGGGACAGGCGACACCGTCATCGCCCCCTTCTACCGGGTCGCCCGGGAGCGAGGGGTCGACGTCCGGTTCTTCCGCCGGGTGACCGAGCTCGTCTTCGACGAGGCGACCGGCCGCATCGAGCGGGTCGAGGTCGACGTCCAGGCGACGACCATCGGCGACGCCCCCTACGACCCCCTGGTGACCGTGCCCGACGGGACCCTCGCCTGGCCCGCCAGCCCGATCTCCGCACAGCTGGTGCAGGGCGAGGAGCTCGAGGCCGGCGGCATCGACCTCGAGTCGTGGTGGACCCCGTGGGCGCCGGTCGCCCACGAGACCCTCGTCGCCGACGTCGACTACGACTGCATCATCAGCGCGCTGCCGCTGCCGAGCCTGGCCGAGCTGGCGCCGACCCTCGTCGCCGCCGCCCCCTGGGCGCCGGCCGTCGAGGCCATGCCCGGCGTGATGACCATGGCCGCCCAGATCTGGACCACGGTCACGACCCACGAGCTCGGCCTGCCCCGGCTGCCCGGCACCGACCGGACGATCGGCACCGCCGCCGTCCAACCCCTGGGGCTGGCCGACATGAGCGACGTGCTGGCCGGCGAGGCCTGGCCCGAGCGGGGAGGGCCCCGGGGCCTGATCTACCTGTGCGGGCCGATGGCCCACCGTGGCCCCTGGCCGGCCCCGGACGTCCACGGCACGCCCGACCTGCTCGCCGAGCGGGCCCGGGCCACGTTCGTCCAGTGGCTGCGCTCGGCGTGCTCGGTCCTGCCCGCGGCCGGGACCAACGCCTTCACCGGTGGCGCCTTCGACCCCGACCTGCTGTGGTGCCCGCCCGACGCCGGCGCCGAGGGCGAGGCCCGCGTCGACCTCCAGTACTGGCGGGCCAACGCCGATCCCAACGAGCGCTACGTCCCGTCCCCGCCCGGGAGCGGCGTCCTCCGCCCCCAGGCGTGGGCCAGCGGGGCGTCGAACCTGGCCCTGGCCAGCGACTGGATCTCGACCGGCATGGACATCGGCTCGTTCGAGGGTGCGGTCATGTCCGGCCACCTGGCGGCACACGCCCTCACCGGTGCGCCAGCGCTGGACGCCATCGTCGGCTACGACTTCGCTCGGCCGCACCAGGCACACGAGGAGGGGATCACGACGATCGAGACCACCGCCGTCACCGTCCCCGGCGACGACCGGGTGACCACCGGGTGA